A genomic stretch from Thermomicrobiales bacterium includes:
- a CDS encoding NHL repeat-containing protein yields the protein WPVPKAFFAMGPCEGRFCWDVPDIASLPVGLKAVVMAFDIDDVPGVEWPQRLFEPLKSLPEQDRNYIEIRSDDHGWPALLATHYTPRDSSVDIDLLSGYYQTISQPDALATWGVWKVSSGLFDCAFEGKNCEYALGNSDELLNMGEWSDGVPVRPLSATSDPSADWSLPAAPVDPEAEAFLTAQTDGEISGAGFPQHIAFGSDGKLYVINGSRNQIDILDSAGEHLDSLGQAGEGPGEFRFQPPDIPYFGFGDLAFASDGRLFVTDTYNNRVQIFDSELNFLAEIGADPNERGMLLAPTGIALDEANNRFFVASNAGGAVNVYDMNGEFIERWGADGPGGVFFNQPTDVEVAPDGSVYVVEFGRSRIHHLTADGMPRAIIGGNGLEPGYLAEPRGIALDAEGNLYVAEYNTLGYGGTRVQVFSPEGEVIGLIAGPTTTAEFLAPSAVSIAPDGTVYISDEQDRTIYRFQAGVSN from the coding sequence GCTGGCCGGTGCCGAAGGCATTCTTCGCCATGGGTCCCTGCGAAGGTCGTTTCTGCTGGGACGTGCCGGACATCGCCAGCTTGCCGGTCGGGCTCAAGGCAGTCGTCATGGCGTTCGACATCGACGACGTGCCGGGAGTCGAGTGGCCACAGCGGTTGTTCGAACCGCTGAAATCCCTACCCGAACAGGATCGCAACTACATCGAGATCCGTTCCGACGATCACGGTTGGCCCGCCCTCCTGGCCACGCACTACACCCCACGGGATTCATCAGTGGATATCGACCTCCTGTCCGGCTACTACCAGACGATCTCGCAGCCGGATGCCCTTGCCACCTGGGGCGTGTGGAAGGTCTCCAGCGGACTATTCGACTGCGCGTTCGAAGGCAAGAACTGCGAATACGCCCTCGGCAACTCCGACGAGCTTCTGAACATGGGCGAATGGAGCGACGGAGTTCCGGTTCGTCCCCTGAGTGCCACGTCCGATCCGTCAGCGGACTGGTCACTCCCTGCGGCACCGGTCGATCCGGAGGCCGAGGCGTTTCTCACCGCCCAGACCGATGGTGAGATCTCCGGCGCAGGTTTCCCTCAACACATCGCATTTGGGTCAGATGGCAAGCTCTACGTTATCAACGGCTCGCGCAATCAGATCGATATCCTCGACAGCGCGGGAGAGCATCTCGATTCGCTTGGGCAGGCAGGCGAAGGACCGGGCGAGTTCCGGTTCCAGCCACCTGATATCCCGTACTTCGGTTTTGGTGATCTCGCGTTTGCCTCAGATGGCCGACTCTTCGTAACGGATACATACAACAACCGGGTGCAAATCTTCGATAGCGAACTGAACTTCCTGGCCGAAATTGGGGCCGATCCAAACGAACGCGGCATGCTCCTTGCCCCCACCGGAATCGCGCTCGACGAAGCAAACAATCGCTTCTTTGTCGCCAGCAACGCTGGTGGAGCGGTCAACGTGTACGACATGAACGGAGAGTTCATCGAACGCTGGGGAGCCGATGGCCCGGGAGGCGTCTTCTTCAACCAGCCAACCGATGTCGAGGTCGCGCCCGACGGTAGTGTCTACGTCGTCGAGTTCGGCCGCTCGCGCATTCATCATCTGACAGCAGACGGAATGCCTCGAGCAATCATCGGCGGGAACGGGCTCGAACCGGGGTACCTCGCCGAACCACGAGGGATCGCGCTCGATGCCGAAGGCAATCTCTACGTCGCCGAGTACAACACGCTCGGCTACGGCGGTACTCGGGTACAAGTCTTCTCACCCGAAGGTGAGGTGATCGGTCTCATTGCCGGGCCAACCACAACCGCGGAATTCCTCGCGCCATCTGCAGTTTCCATCGCTCCCGATGGAACCGTCTATATCTCGGACGAACAAGACCGCACCATCTACCGGTTTCAGGCGGGAGTCTCCAATTGA
- a CDS encoding sigma-70 family RNA polymerase sigma factor, whose translation MAVAQLRRYSAKSSNQLETKSDAILAQEATHDPNAFATLYLRYANQVFRHCYRRLGNREAAEDATSLVFTKTLTGLDRFDPNRGTFAAWLFTIAHHVSADHFRSQGRYVGAQEFPDPVDPAETPEEIALARDEAGNLRRALEQLSPREREVIELRLAGLSSAEISDVLGCQRNAVAQAQYRAIGRLRDLLGPEAAQRGRNDV comes from the coding sequence ATGGCGGTGGCACAACTTCGCCGATACTCGGCGAAGAGCAGCAACCAGTTGGAAACAAAGAGCGATGCCATCCTCGCGCAGGAGGCGACGCACGACCCGAACGCGTTCGCCACGCTCTATCTCCGCTACGCGAACCAGGTGTTCCGTCATTGCTACCGACGCCTCGGCAATCGCGAAGCTGCGGAAGATGCGACCAGTCTCGTTTTCACCAAGACCCTCACCGGTCTCGACCGATTCGATCCCAACCGCGGGACGTTCGCGGCGTGGCTCTTCACCATCGCCCATCACGTCTCGGCAGACCATTTCCGGAGCCAGGGCAGATACGTAGGCGCCCAGGAATTCCCTGACCCAGTCGACCCCGCCGAAACACCGGAAGAGATTGCGCTTGCGCGAGACGAGGCGGGAAACCTGCGGCGCGCGCTCGAACAGCTCTCCCCGCGCGAGCGGGAGGTGATCGAGCTGCGCTTGGCCGGGTTGAGCTCGGCCGAAATCAGCGACGTGCTCGGCTGTCAGCGAAATGCCGTCGCGCAAGCCCAATACCGCGCGATTGGCCGGTTGCGAGATTTGCTTGGCCCTGAGGCCGCGCAACGAGGACGAAACGATGTTTAG
- a CDS encoding thiamine pyrophosphate-binding protein, translated as MAGNNRITIGAYLLKRLHELGIGHIFGVPGDFVLGFMTEIESSPIELINTCDEQGAGFAADAYARLRGIGVACVTYGVGGLKLANTTGQAYAERVPVVVISGAPSMAERRRNPLIHHKVRSYDTQLRVFQQLTVGWTVLDDPDDACREIDRVLRLCKRYSRPVYIELPRDMVDAEIEIDARTVDDRQLSDPRTLAAALDEAASWINRANQPVIFFGVELYRFGLEGEALALIESSGIPAAVTLLDKGAIEERAPAFLGVYAGALGRDDVRRYVEESDCLIMLGTLLTDINLGIATAKLDPAKCIHITRDRLSVGLHTYENVRLDDFVRGLGSGRITPRFDRDHPHAPIPQIVDVPVSERDEPVTVAHLFGRLASYLTEDTIVIADPGDALFASIDLPVQEARAFLAPAFYASLGFAVPAAIGAQCARPEDRPLVLVGDGAFQMTGMELSTCAKFGLDPIVIVLNNNGYTTERLIIDGGFNDIQQWNFSALPEVMQSGRSFLVRTRGELDDALEAARERTGQFALLDVRLDKLDFSPALKRLGEGLNKAATTSH; from the coding sequence TTGGCCGGAAACAATCGCATCACCATTGGCGCCTACCTACTGAAACGGCTGCATGAGCTCGGAATTGGGCACATCTTCGGCGTGCCGGGCGATTTCGTGCTCGGATTCATGACCGAGATCGAGTCCAGCCCAATCGAGCTGATCAATACCTGCGACGAGCAGGGAGCCGGGTTCGCGGCGGACGCGTACGCGCGGCTGCGGGGCATCGGCGTGGCGTGTGTGACATATGGGGTGGGCGGTCTCAAGCTTGCAAATACCACAGGCCAAGCCTATGCCGAACGAGTGCCGGTGGTGGTGATCAGCGGCGCTCCGAGCATGGCCGAGCGGCGCCGCAATCCGTTGATCCACCACAAGGTCCGCTCCTACGACACCCAGCTCCGGGTCTTCCAGCAGCTCACGGTGGGGTGGACGGTCTTGGACGATCCGGACGACGCGTGCCGCGAGATCGACCGCGTGCTTCGCCTGTGCAAGCGCTACAGCCGTCCCGTCTATATCGAGCTGCCGCGTGACATGGTCGATGCAGAGATCGAGATCGATGCACGGACGGTCGACGACCGGCAGTTGAGCGATCCGCGCACACTGGCCGCGGCACTCGACGAGGCAGCGTCCTGGATCAATCGCGCCAATCAGCCGGTCATTTTCTTCGGCGTGGAGCTCTATCGTTTCGGATTGGAGGGCGAGGCGTTGGCGCTCATCGAATCGAGTGGCATTCCAGCCGCGGTCACCTTGCTGGACAAGGGCGCCATCGAGGAACGCGCTCCAGCCTTCCTTGGTGTCTACGCGGGAGCGCTCGGGCGAGACGATGTGCGCCGCTACGTCGAGGAGAGCGACTGCCTGATCATGCTGGGCACATTGCTGACCGACATCAACCTGGGTATTGCCACCGCGAAACTCGATCCGGCCAAATGCATTCACATCACGCGCGATCGGTTGTCGGTTGGTCTGCACACCTACGAGAACGTGCGATTGGACGACTTCGTGCGGGGACTCGGCAGTGGCCGCATCACGCCACGCTTCGACCGGGATCATCCGCACGCGCCGATTCCACAGATAGTCGACGTGCCGGTGAGCGAGCGGGACGAGCCCGTCACCGTCGCGCATCTCTTCGGACGGCTTGCGTCGTATCTGACCGAAGACACGATCGTCATTGCCGACCCGGGCGATGCGCTCTTCGCGTCCATCGACCTGCCGGTGCAGGAGGCGCGCGCTTTTCTGGCGCCGGCGTTCTATGCCTCGCTCGGTTTTGCGGTTCCGGCGGCAATTGGAGCGCAGTGCGCGCGTCCCGAGGACCGGCCGTTGGTGCTCGTGGGAGATGGCGCGTTCCAGATGACGGGTATGGAGCTCTCCACCTGCGCGAAGTTCGGGCTCGACCCGATCGTGATCGTGCTGAACAACAATGGCTATACCACCGAGCGGCTGATCATCGACGGTGGATTCAACGACATTCAGCAGTGGAACTTCAGCGCGCTTCCCGAGGTCATGCAATCGGGCAGATCGTTCCTGGTGCGCACACGCGGCGAACTGGACGATGCGCTGGAGGCCGCGCGGGAGCGAACCGGCCAGTTCGCATTGCTCGATGTGCGGCTGGACAAGCTCGATTTCTCGCCGGCGCTCAAGCGGCTGGGGGAGGGGTTGAACAAGGCGGCGACCACCAGTCACTAG